GCGGTTTGATGCGCCCAGTGGTATTGCCCACAACAAGATCATTATTATTGATGAAGCTACGATCATCAGCGGAAGTTATAATTTTTCAGCCGCCGCCTATAAGCGCAATACAGAGAATCTCCTCGTGATCACGAACCCTTCCCTTGCCCATCAATATATCCAAAATTGGCAGGCACGGTGGCAGGTTTCGGAGTAGAGATTTTTCGCAGAATTAATCTTAGACATTAATTCATCTTACTCCCAATATTATAAACAACATCCAACATTTTCCAAAGATTTCCTAAAAATTTTCGATCAAAACCATCAAATGTTTGTCCATGATTCCTGTGGGTGCCGCACGTTCCGTTTCGTTTCGTAATCCGATTGACCGCGCTTATATAAAACCCAGATTTTGTTTTGAAAATCTGTATCTGACTCATAAAAAAAGGATCCGAAAACAGTCTTTCAAGATCGCTGTGATCTACACTTTTGTCTTTGATTTTGTCGAGAATACGGAAAGATGTATCCGTAAGCTTAGATTCACCTTCCTCTTCTTGATTATGAAGATCGATCCCCTTGGCCAATCTAACAAGCTGAGCTCCTTTCTTGCGAATAACCGGTAAGGGCTCGGACAACTCCTCCTGGATTTCTACGTCTGAAAACGTATCCGTCTCCTCTTCAGCTACTTCTGACAAAACATGAATGGGCTCTCTTTTCCCCATGATAGCGTAAATCGTTCTAATGGTTCGTGATGCAACCAGTTTTGGAGATTCAAGTTTTCCGGGCGTGGTTATTGCTTGATCTCTTAAAGCGTCAATTTCTGTATCCGTCATGTCATCAACGTGATCCCCTTTATCCCCATCCCCTCCCGATTCATGGAGTTTTCTCAAAGCGAGGTCTTCGAGGTCTCTTGTCACTGAAGGATCTGTCTGTCGCGCTATTTCAAACCAATGTTCTGCTTTAATGAGATCATCAAATTCAAACAGATATACTTTGCATAAGGCCATCATCGCTGGAGCATATCCTTTATGAGCTGCCATCGTGAAATGAGAAACGGCCTGGTGTATAGACTTCCGATCTTTGAGTCCCATCAAAGTAACGCCCGCATTATAACAACACGTTATATCACCAAGGGCGGCACCCTTTTTGAAATAACTTAAAGCCTTATTTACATCAGGCTCCTGGCCATTAAACCCCTTTAACCAAACAATTCCTGCCATTCCCATTGAACGGACATCCTTTTGAGCTGCTCCCTCTTCAAAATACTTTAAGGCGGATCTTGTAGCTGAAAATTGTAAAAGACTTACACCAGCGTGGTGCATCGACAGAGAATCACCAAGAGCCGCAGATCTTTTGTAACAGTCTAATGCAGCAGCTTCATCCGGTTCCTGACCTTCAAACCCTTTTGAGAGCATGCACCCCTTATTACAAATCGCTTTGACATGGCTTGCTTGCGCCGCATTGGTGAAAAGTCGGAAGGCTTCTTTTAAATCGGGAGATTGCCCCTCAAATCCATCCCTCAATAAACATGCCGCATTGTAAGTGGCTTCCAAATGTCCATACTCAGCAGCAATTCTAAGATATTTCAAAGCAGCTTTTAAGTCTCCTTTCACTTTGTGAGATCCAAGTAATAAATCACCTGCATGGTAATGGGCGTCTCTATACACCTCAGAACCTGCTTCTGCATGCGCGGCCGCTCGTTTGAAATAATCCAAAGCTTGATCATCATCCTCAACAAAACCAAATAGGAGCATGGCATAGTGAAGCATGGCCTGAAGATGTCCATGATCCGCTGCTTGCCGAAGATAATTTAAGGCTTTTGCCCAAAGTTTTTGAATGTTTGGTTCTTTTAATTTCCGTCTAAATTCCCCATCCTCAAAATCATTGCCACTGATGGTTTTGAAAATCATCAAACCGGTATCAAACATCGCTTCTACATGACCATTTTCGGCTGCTTGTTCAAAATAAACCAAAGCTGCTTTATGATCTGGCTTGCGTCGTTTAAATCCCTTTAAGAGATTAAGGCCAGCATGGTACATCCCCTCTCTACTTCCCCTAGACGCCGCTTTTTTGAAATACTCTAGAGCCCTATTCCCATCAGGTTCTAGACCCTCACAGCCATTGCTACAAATCACAGCGACGTTCATTATGGAATCGACATCCCCTCCTGCAGCAGCCTGTTCGAATAACCCCAAGGCTCTTATCTTATTTACTGCTTGACCATAAGTACCTTTCACAAGTGCAAATCCTGCATTAAAAGCGGAATCCACATGACCTTGAGCGGCAGCCATGAGAATATAATGGAAAGCTTCCTGTTCATTAGGCTCTCGGCCTTTAAACCCAGTTTTCAGAGCATGTGCGGCTTGAAGCATCGCAGGAACATTTTTGAGCCGTGCTGCTTTGATATAACATTGCAGCGCTTCTTCTTCATTGGGCTCTAATCCCCCATAACCAGAGATATAGATGGCCGCCGCATTCATATAAGCTTCAGCATCCCCCCGTTCTCCCGCCATTAAGTAGTATTTCAAAGCCATTGCAAAATTGGGCTCTTGACCTTTAAACCCGGTATGAAAGAGACACCCTACATTAAATAGAGATCCGACATCTCCATGACGAACTGCCTCGAGGAGTAAATCCAACGCTTGTTTGTCATCTGGTTCATGACCGTCAAAGCACTTGCGCGCAACGGTTGCCCCATTGACCATCGCTTTGACATGCCCAGCTCTAGCTGCCGCTAAAAAGTATTCGAGAGCTTTTGCGTAATTTGGCTTTTGATCATCATATCCTTCTAAATGGATGCATCCCACATTAAACATGCCACCAGCATCTCCAAGGGCGGCTGCACGTTCAAATAAACGTAAGGCTGCCCTTTTATCCGGTGGATGGTCTTTATAACCGTCTCGAATAATACACCCTGCATTAAAAATTGAATGGACATCCTGGAATGCTGCTGCTCTATTAAATTGCTGTAAGGCTGCATGACGGTCTTGCTCGATGCCAATGCCGCCATCCATCAGGAGACAACCCGCATGGTACATTGCCGATATAATTCCAAGATCTGCAGCATCCAAATAATGCCTCAACCCTTCTGCAGGATTGGGTGGCAGACCACTACCACCGTCGGTGAGTAAGGTTGCCAGTTTAGATAGGGCTATTGGATCACGTTGTAACGCGCCTGCTCTATAATAGAGAAGCGCCTGTTTTCCATCTGGCTCTTGTCCTTCAAATCCCTTAAGACAGAAATCCCCCATGCGGCACATGGAAAATACATCGCCCAGTTCGGCCCCTCTCCTTGCGAATTCTAATGTTTTGGGCACATGTTGGCCCTGAGCTGAAGATTCGAGCATACTCCATAAACAACGCGTGGCTTTAAAGTGACCGAGTCGTGCTGCATGCTCAAAGTAAACAAGAGCCATTGCATTGTTCTGGCCCCTCACATAAGTACAAGCAATCTCAAAGAGGTCGTCTTTGTCTCCTTGCAACGTTGCAATTTCTTTCTCCAGATCCTTGTAGAGACCGATGCCATTTTTTAGGAGAAAACCATTTAAGTCGCTTAAGGCAACGCTGTACTTCTTGCCCCGCCATTCCTCATAAAACGCCTGAATCTGCTGTTTGGGGGTAGGGGGTAGTTTCACAAGAAAAAAGGGATAATTCCGTTTAGAATAACCGGCCGCAACATATTTTTTGGCAGGCTCATATCCTCGACTCGCGGCTAAGTAATGCCAAGATGTAAAAGGATTTGTGTCGGTCTTTTCACGCTCTCCCCTTTCAAAATAAGCCCAGGGTAACTGGAGTTCAACTCCAAAATCTATGAGCTGAGCCAGAATGCCATTTCTATCCTGGTTCGCCGTAATATCAAGCTTTGAAAAGGGTTTGGTCAAGAATCCATAGAGTCTTCCAACCGATTCAGGAGCGCGGTTTTGAATGGCATCATATTGATAAGCACTTAAAAATAATTCAGAGGATATTTCATCATTAAAAAGAGCACTATTGATCACCTTGTGATTCAACAACATCGGAGAGAATGGATATTTTCTTTCAAAAAACTTCTGAGCTTTTGTGAGAACGGAAGCATCAATAGGTGTGGATTCATTCTCAGCACCTAAAATGGATAAACCAAATAGTGTAAATAACATTACCGCAAGAGAAAAAGTACGTAGCATCAAATATTAAATTCCCATTTAAATTGTCACCCTTAAGGGAGGGAATGACGTTTCCCCTTAAGCAACTTTGGGAACGTACCACTTATGCGTCTCGGTACGCGACAAAGCCTCCACGCCATGGGCGTCAATAAACGTGACAACCGCCCACCGGGCATAGGGTTTGCCAATCTGTGACTTATCGACTTGAATGACATCATGCCATCCGGGTGAGAATTTATCCGTGGTCATCACTTTTTGATAATTGCTCGACAGCATAAAAATGGCCGTGCCGGATTGATGCTCCACGGGCGTCAGATTTTCAGGGCAACTGCCAATGCGAAGCCCGGGACAACTTTCCGCAATCGCAAGCGTAAACGAACCTGCATCAAAATGCGGTTTAGCCAGAAACTCACCCGAATTTTGCCACTTATACCTCAAAAACCGTAATTGAACATGAACATCTTTTGTATCAAAAACTTTGTCACAGATTCCCGGAAAATCTGGCTCAAAAGTTTGAAGGATATCTTTTACTGTTTTGTATGCGGCCTCCCAAATGGGTTTTGCTTTCATCATAAAATCCATGACAACCGGATGCTTTTCGAGAAAATCACCATACCTTTCGAACAATGCGGGATTAAAATGGAAAAATTCCTTATCGTCATTATATATATGGTCACTCGCGTCACGATGCACATACCCCACATCTCCCCGACGATGGAGAGGGGAGATGGAAAACTGAATATGCTCCTTCACCGAATCGGGCTCTTCCAAAAATTTAAAAAAAGCCTCAACGGCGGATTCAATCGTTGGTCGTTCAATGGGAAAGGGCACTGTCGCATAAGATTTCTCTGCCAAGGACTTTTGAAGATTTTCGAAGGTGAGATCGTCATTCTTTTTCATTTGCGCTTTCCTTATTCATATCCAACACCTGATTTAATGAGATGCTTATTGCATATCATAGGACTACGGAAATATAAAGATGGCCAATAAACTCTATAATAGTCCATGTCAGTTTACCCATTTATAAGGATTTTGCAATAAGCATACCTCAAAGCCAATTGAGGTCATCACCACTCCGGGACTAAAATAGCACCCTACGCACTTCACGAATTTTCTTAGTGGGTGAGAGAACACCTCTTAGGGTATGGATGAAATATTTTTTATTGCCAAAATCATGCTCTAAACTATACAAACAATGAAACTAGCGTATTTTTACGGTATTGCATAATATAAATATCTTGTTATTATAAAAAACTTCAAACGTTTTCAGTTGTTTTTGCTATTAGAAAAGCTCATTTAGCAAGCATGCTAAATATTATATATATTGATGCGCCACAATGCAAAACCAATTTATAATTTAATTTTTATATTTAAAAAATAAGGCAAATATTTAAAATGAAGTTTAAAAATTTAATAATTAACATAATTATACCATATATTTCTCTTTTTATTATGATATTAATATCCCGTTTTATGATGGGCAATACGTCAATAGGGGTATTTATTGGATTTATTGGATGGTTAATCTTCTTGGCAGGGTATTGGTGGATCAGTTGTGTGTCAGCGACCTGGAGAAATGAGAAAGGACATTTTTTACATTATTGTACCAGAAAGGATGAATTAACATCGATCAAAATTTTTGAAAATGAGGACCCAAAGAAAGCAAAAATTATTGAAAGCAGCTATGCCCTCGTCGCCGCAATTAGAGTCAACAAGGAACAAACTCCGAAGCTAAAAGATAGCAAGTTTGGCGGCGTACCATATTGGCCTAAAGGCAAAGAATACCCAGTAACATCAGGGGGAAAAAGATTAGGCATGCTTGCCCAAATTAACTGCAAAGATGTGCCAAAAGAATTAGGCTGGCCAAAGCGGGGGATTGTTCAGTTCTTCCTGAATGATGATGAGGATCATGATTCCTTTCATCCCTTAAATAAAAATCGCTCCCGCGTCATATACCATGAAGACACCAAGTTAGATTCAATAGAATTGAGCGTGGAGCAAGAGCCCATTTACTGGGGAAAAAACTACCCATTCAATTTTTCTCAACCCATGAAAATTGACTTCATGCTTGGTCATATGTTGCCCGTTCATCCTTCGGCAGATGTACTTTTAAACCCAATGCTAGCAGATCTTCTTGGGGCCACTGACTTTAGATATGACACAAAAAATCCAGACCTTACATCCTCCTACTGGATCTATTGGGATCTCAAATGGCATGAATCATTTCCTAATTTCCCTAAACACTATATTGGGGGTTTTCCCGCAACAGACTATATTGCTGGGATGAGATTTGAGAATTACCCTCGTTATTCTAATCTTCTGCTTCAGATAAGTTCGGAGGGAAAAAAGGATGGGATCGGCTGGGTTGACGGAGGCCAGGGACAGTTTTTTACTTCTTCTCAAAAGCTAAAAGATAAAGATTTTACAGACGTCTGCTTTGCGGATTATTTTTCGCATTTCTAATCAATCTTAAATCTTGATACTCATGATGAGCCCGGTACAAATTCACCCGTACAAATTGAGTATTAACGCAATCCACGGCTTGGGTGAGCTGAATAGATTTGGGATCTTCCATGGGCAACATGGGCAACATGAAAAACAAATCAAGCTGAACTTGCTGATCCCGTGGCAACAGATCAAACACCATGACCCCTGCTTTATGGTACGCAAAGCCGAGCTTAAATATACTCTCAAATGCTTTCGTTGTGGCTTTAATCAGACTCAAATCATCATCAACGGGACAAGGCAAAATAAGGGTTACATTTCCTTATTTAAATTCACTGCCTGATTTAATGAGATGCTTATTGCATATCATAGGACCACGGAAATATAAAGATGGCCTTAAAGCATTAAAAAGTTTGTATACCACCAGTATCATTTTAAGTCAGATCTGACGAGGTCCTGTTTCCTCACAATCTTTAAGAGTTTTTTCGACAAACTTGAGTTTTTCTTATATTACTCCGACAACAAAACAGATGATGCTTGAACCTTCCCTCGGGGGAAGGGAAGAGTATGACTGAATAAATGCTATAATTCAACATGTTACGTCATTGCATGACCAGAATACATGGTAATTCACCGTGCTGCTCCGGTTTTCTGAGAAAAGTACGGATCACTAAGGACTCTTGAGGTATTGAATAAAGTAGCTGCAACAATCTCAGAATCCTTACCTTCCCCCCCCTACCGCGCATACGCCTTGGGGAGATCCTGCCAGCAGGTGGTGTAAGCGGGTGAGACATTGCGTTTCTGGTCCCGCCATCGCAAGCGCTTTCCGCAGGCGGCCGAAAAAAGTGTCCCCCGTCCAAATTGAGTATTCACACGATCCACGGCTTGGGTGAGTTGAATAGATTTTGGGTCTTCCATGGGCAGCATGGAGAAAAGATCAAGCTGAATTTGCTGATCCCGGGGCAATAGATCAAGCGCCATGACCCCTGCTTTATGGTACGCAAAACCGGGCTTGAAGATGCTCTCAAACGCCTTCGTTGTGGCTTTAATCAGGCTCAAATCATCATCAACGGGACAGGGCAAAATAAGGGTTGCGTGATTTCGATATTGGGGCTGATTTTTGCGAAAAAAATTCGTGCGAATCTCCACCAAAACACTGCGCGTCTTTAAGCCATTGATGCGCAACTTTTGGGCCAATCGGGTGGCATAGGTCGCAACCGCCGCTCGAACATCTTCTTCCTTGACCATGGGCACGGCAAAGCTACGGGATACTTGGATTGATTTTTTAGGATCCTGAATGTCCTCGACCTCAAGGCAAGACAGCCCATTCAGTTCATGAATGAGACGCTCCCCCACAACCGTAAAGGTGCGCCGCATCCAACGAGGATCGATTTCCTTCAACTGCAGCCCTGTATAAATACCATAAGCCTGCAGGCGCTCCGTGATGCGACGTCCAATGCCCCAAATGTCCTCAATCTTGATGGCCTTTAGCGCCCCATTCACACGCGCGTCCGTATCCAAAACACACACGGACCGATACGCCCCCACCCGCTTAGCAAAGTAGTTAGCCACCTTCGCCAAGGTCTTTGTCTTAGCAATGCCGATGGACGTGGGAAGTCCCAAAGATTGATAGATCTGATTCCTCAAATGATGCGCCCTTTCCTCTATGCTCACCACACCTGAAAAGTCGATAAATGCTTCATCAATGGAATAGACTTCGAGGCGCGGAACATGAGATTCAATCAGCGTCATCATGCGCGCGGACATATCCCCATAAAGGGAAAAGTTTGACGAAAAAACGGCAACGTGATTTTTAAGGAGAATATCTTTGATTTTGAAATATGGCGCGCCCATGGGGATACCGAGTGCCTTGACCTCTGCGGATCGGGCAATGATGCAGCCATCGTTATTCGACAGAACCGCAACGGGACGCCCCACAAGATCGGGGCGAAAGACCCGCTCGCACGAAGCAAAAAAATTATTGCCATCGAGAAGACCAATCATGATGACCCCTTAAATTCATGAATCACGGATGTGACGACGCCCCAAATCTGAAACGCCATTTCTTCTGTGATGACAAGGGGCGGGTAATTTGGATTTTCAGGCAGGAGGGTTATAATTTCCCCCTTCATATGAAGACGCTTTACGGTAAGCTCCCCATTGACAACTGCAATCACAATGGCACCGCTTTTCGCTTCCACGGAACGATCCACCACCAAAATATCATTGTTGTGAATACCGGCCTGAATCATGGAATCGCCAGATGTTCTGACAAAAAAAGTAGCGGCAGGATGCTGAATCAAGTGCTGGTTTAAATCCAAAGCCATTTCTAAAAAATCATCAGCGGGCGACGGAAATCCGGCCGACACCCGGCTCGCGTAAAAGGGAAGATTGAGATTGCTTGGCTTTGAGATACGAATGTCTTGCAAAGTGGCAGAATCAAGGGTAAAAGATGGCTCTGCCTTTCCCTCTTTCCAGGTGCGAATAATGTGATCAAGACTGGGGACAAGAGAGGCCGGAATACGCTTCGCAACCGTCTTTTCCCCATACACACCGGAGTTCGCCTTGCGCCCCGCTCCGGGTCGTGCTCCCCCTCTTGAATCCTTGTTAGACATCTTCATAAATCCTGCTTGATTGAAACTTGTACAACAATCATAACAACAAAAATTTGAAGATGTCTAATAAAACAATTTGAGGAAAATTTTCCCTCCTTAAATTTAAGGGACACGCTCCTCGAGCTCCAGAGGGAGAGGCCAGGAAATAGCGAAAATCTCATAAATCGAAACACTTGGCGCATTTCATCTTGTCATCTTCCCCCACCTCGTGGCATAAAGAGAAAACATTTGGATATGACTTTAGTAGCCAATGCTGGAAAACATCCTAAAAATTACCCAATAATAGTGGAGTTTTGCAATCGTGTTGAAAATAATAGAAAAAAAAATTATCTTTGCCCTCTCTTCAACCCTGATCCTTCTGTCAGGATGCGGCGGTGATTTATCTGCAAAAGAAGGTCAATCAGTTCCCATGGGACGCGATGAAACGCGAAAGAAAAATTTCGGCAACTTGTTTGGAGATGACTTCCTGGCCTTTGGTGGACCGAAAAAAGGAAGCTCAACGGGCATGCCGTCTGCAACCGTAAACCCTTTCATTTGGCGCGCATCCCTGGATACCCTGTCCTTTATGCCACTGTCCTCAGCGGATGCTGTTGGTGGTGTCATCGTAACCGATTGGTTCACGGCCCAAAAGACACCACAGGAAAGAATAAAAGTTACCGTTTATGTTACAAATCCACAATTGCGAGCAGATGCCATAAAGGTTACCATTTATAAACAAGCCTATAAGAGTGGAACCTGGGTAAGTGCGCCAGCTGATGCTAATTCAGCGACAGAAATGGAAAATATTATTCTGTCCAAGGCACGGCAACTACGGGTAAAACACTTAGAAGCGAATAAGTAACTTTGAGATATTACGAGCATGACAGCCTATCCCTTTAAAGAGTTTGAGCATAAATGGCAAAAGGCATGGGGCGATGCAAAGGCGTTTGAAGTTAAAGAAGATTCGTCAAAACCAAAATCCTATATCCTAGAAATGTTTCCCTACCCCTCTGGGCGTGTCCACATGGGGCATGTGCGAAACTATGCCATTGGAGATGCGATTGCCCGATACAAGCGCGCCCAAGGGTATGCGGTTCTTCATCCCATGGGATGGGATGCGTTTGGCTTACCCGCCGAAAACGCAGCGGCCGAACATCAAATTGACCCAGCCGTGTGGACCGTTGACAACATCAAGACCATGAAGGAACAGCTTCAGTCTTTGGGGTTTGCCTTTGATTGGACACGGGAAGTCACCACCTGTCAGCCAGATTATTATGCCCATGAACAAAAGATATTCCTGGATTTTTGGCGACAAGGTCTTGCCTATCGCAAAGAAATTTGGGTGAATTGGGATCCGATTGAAGGCTCTGTTCTTGCCAACGAACAAGTCATTAATGGTCGAGGATGGCGCTCGGGCGCTCTTGTTGAAAAGCGAAAGCTGACACAGTGGTCCTTACAAATCACCCGCTATGCCCAAGAACTCTTAAGCGATTTAGCAAAGCTTGAAGAAGGGTGGCCCGACAAAGTCATTCGCATGCAAGAAAATTGGATTGGCCGATCAGAAGGGGCTTTTGTTCAGTTTGCGCTTGTTGGACGAGACAATGAAGCTGTAGACGTTTTCACAACGCGCCCCGAAACGTTGTTTGGCGCGGCCTTTTGTGCCATTTCTCCCGCACACCCTGTGGCAGAAGCATTGATGAAAACCAACCCCGCCCTTGCGGAATTTGTTACCATGTGTCAACGCACACCGACCACAGAAGAAGCTTTGAGCACAGAGGAAATGCAAGGCTTTGATACAGGTTTGTCCGTTCACCACCCCTTTATTGAAGGGCACACTCTGCCCGTATATATCGCAAACTTTGTGTTGATGGATTATGGAACGGGCGCCGTCTTTGGCTGCCCCGCGCACGATGAGCGGGACTTTGAATTTGCAACAAAATACAAGTTGCCCATCACCATCGTCGTCCAACCCCAAGAAGAAGCCCTCACATCTCCCTTGAGTGCTGCTTACACAGGTCCGGGAACATTGATCAAGTCTGACTTTTTAGATGGCTTGTCCGTCGAAGCGGCACGGGTACGTGCCATCGAGGAAATTGAGCATCGCAAAATGGGCGAGCGTCGAATTACTTATCGATTACGCGATTGGTGCATCTCTCGCCAACGCTACTGGGGATGTCCCATTCCCGTTATTTACTGCGATGATTGTGGCCCTCTGCCTGTGCCAGATAAAGATCTGCCTGTAACATTGCCAAAGGATGTCGTCTTTGGGCAAGGGGGAAATCCCTTGGCCAATCATCCAACTTGGAAGCATGTGAATTGTCCTCATTGCAACAAGGCGGCAACGCGCGAAACCGATACGTTCGATACGTTCGTTGAATCCTCATGGTATTTCTTGCGCTACTGCAACCCGAAGTCTCCCGCCCCTGTTGATAAAGCGGCTTGCCAAAAATGGATGCCCGTGGATTGGTATATTGGCGGCGTCGAGCATGCGGTCCTTCATCTCCTTTATGCACGCTTCTTTACCAAGGCCTTGCGAGATTGTGGATATGTTCATGTGGATGAGCCGTTTAAGAACCTCCTCACCCAAGGGATGGTTTGTCATCAGACCTTTCAGGGCGCGGATGGCCATTGGCTCTTACCTCAAGAGGTTGAGAAGAATACAAAAGGCCAATATGTAACGGTGAAAGACGGATCGCCCGTGACCGTGGGACGCTCTGAAAAAATGAGCAAATCAAAGAAGAACGTGGTGGATCCCCAATCGATAATTGATACCTATGGCACGGACTCTGCCCGTCTTTTTGTACTTTCAGATACTCCGCCAGAGCGCGACTTTGACTGGAGTGAAGAAGGCCTCGAAGGCGCGTGGCGATACATCAATCGCGTGTGGCGCCTTGGTCTTCAAACCATCGAATTGGCAGATCGAAAGGGTGAGACAGAACCAACGCTCGTTTTGCGAAAAGCAACGCACCAATCCATCCGAAAATTTCAGCAAGCTTATGAACGAAATGCCTTTAACAAAGCCATCGCTTTTTTGCGTGAACTGACCAACACCCTTGAGAAAGCCATCGAAAATACAGCCATCAGTCGGGAAGCCTTGATCGAAGGCTTCGAAGTGGTTGTGCAAGGATTGAGCCCCATTGTTCCCCACTTGACCTCCGAATTATGGAGCAAGCTTGGACATCAGGTTAGCTTGGTCGATGCGCCTTGGCCGCTCGCTGATCCAACGCTCGCCATGATTGAAGAAGTCACGATTGCGGTGCAAGTTAACGGCAAAATGCGGGGATCTTTTCAAGCAGCCGTTGATGCAGAAAAATCAGCATTGGAAGAAGAAGCTCAGGCGCTCCCCGGTGTGGTCCGCGATATAGCCGGCCGACCAACGAAACGCATCATTACCATTCCAAACCGGATTGTGAACATTGTGGTGTAGGGTTTAGATGTTATACTTTTTATAAGTGTTATAATATTAGTTACGTCATTGCGAGGAGTTAAGCCGAAGCCTTGGCGGAATATTGAAGTTTGTACCGTGCAATTGATTGGAACAACAAAATGTCTTTCAAAAAGCTCTTGGCCATCTCCTTCTTATCCCTTCCCCTAACAGGTTGTGGATTTCAACCCCTCATGTCAGGACAGCAAGAGTACCCCCAGCGCTTTAATTTAAAAATTAATGGTACTGGCTATTCTGCTTATAAATTCCGACGGGAATTAGAAAAGCAATTGGCCCTTACTCCAAGGGTTAATAACAAAGCTTACATCGTGTCCATTACAGTAAATGAAGGATATGTCCCCATCGCTTATGGCTCAGACGCAACTGTATCTCGCAGCCAAATTCAAGCAACCGCCAATTACAAGATCTATGATGGCAATAAGTTCAGAGCCCAAGGAACGGTTACCGCCTACAGTAGTTATATTCT
This is a stretch of genomic DNA from Alphaproteobacteria bacterium. It encodes these proteins:
- a CDS encoding sel1 repeat family protein, with the translated sequence MLRTFSLAVMLFTLFGLSILGAENESTPIDASVLTKAQKFFERKYPFSPMLLNHKVINSALFNDEISSELFLSAYQYDAIQNRAPESVGRLYGFLTKPFSKLDITANQDRNGILAQLIDFGVELQLPWAYFERGEREKTDTNPFTSWHYLAASRGYEPAKKYVAAGYSKRNYPFFLVKLPPTPKQQIQAFYEEWRGKKYSVALSDLNGFLLKNGIGLYKDLEKEIATLQGDKDDLFEIACTYVRGQNNAMALVYFEHAARLGHFKATRCLWSMLESSAQGQHVPKTLEFARRGAELGDVFSMCRMGDFCLKGFEGQEPDGKQALLYYRAGALQRDPIALSKLATLLTDGGSGLPPNPAEGLRHYLDAADLGIISAMYHAGCLLMDGGIGIEQDRHAALQQFNRAAAFQDVHSIFNAGCIIRDGYKDHPPDKRAALRLFERAAALGDAGGMFNVGCIHLEGYDDQKPNYAKALEYFLAAARAGHVKAMVNGATVARKCFDGHEPDDKQALDLLLEAVRHGDVGSLFNVGCLFHTGFKGQEPNFAMALKYYLMAGERGDAEAYMNAAAIYISGYGGLEPNEEEALQCYIKAARLKNVPAMLQAAHALKTGFKGREPNEQEAFHYILMAAAQGHVDSAFNAGFALVKGTYGQAVNKIRALGLFEQAAAGGDVDSIMNVAVICSNGCEGLEPDGNRALEYFKKAASRGSREGMYHAGLNLLKGFKRRKPDHKAALVYFEQAAENGHVEAMFDTGLMIFKTISGNDFEDGEFRRKLKEPNIQKLWAKALNYLRQAADHGHLQAMLHYAMLLFGFVEDDDQALDYFKRAAAHAEAGSEVYRDAHYHAGDLLLGSHKVKGDLKAALKYLRIAAEYGHLEATYNAACLLRDGFEGQSPDLKEAFRLFTNAAQASHVKAICNKGCMLSKGFEGQEPDEAAALDCYKRSAALGDSLSMHHAGVSLLQFSATRSALKYFEEGAAQKDVRSMGMAGIVWLKGFNGQEPDVNKALSYFKKGAALGDITCCYNAGVTLMGLKDRKSIHQAVSHFTMAAHKGYAPAMMALCKVYLFEFDDLIKAEHWFEIARQTDPSVTRDLEDLALRKLHESGGDGDKGDHVDDMTDTEIDALRDQAITTPGKLESPKLVASRTIRTIYAIMGKREPIHVLSEVAEEETDTFSDVEIQEELSEPLPVIRKKGAQLVRLAKGIDLHNQEEEGESKLTDTSFRILDKIKDKSVDHSDLERLFSDPFFMSQIQIFKTKSGFYISAVNRITKRNGTCGTHRNHGQTFDGFDRKFLGNLWKMLDVVYNIGSKMN
- a CDS encoding DUF1963 domain-containing protein encodes the protein MAGYWWISCVSATWRNEKGHFLHYCTRKDELTSIKIFENEDPKKAKIIESSYALVAAIRVNKEQTPKLKDSKFGGVPYWPKGKEYPVTSGGKRLGMLAQINCKDVPKELGWPKRGIVQFFLNDDEDHDSFHPLNKNRSRVIYHEDTKLDSIELSVEQEPIYWGKNYPFNFSQPMKIDFMLGHMLPVHPSADVLLNPMLADLLGATDFRYDTKNPDLTSSYWIYWDLKWHESFPNFPKHYIGGFPATDYIAGMRFENYPRYSNLLLQISSEGKKDGIGWVDGGQGQFFTSSQKLKDKDFTDVCFADYFSHF
- a CDS encoding Y-family DNA polymerase, yielding MIGLLDGNNFFASCERVFRPDLVGRPVAVLSNNDGCIIARSAEVKALGIPMGAPYFKIKDILLKNHVAVFSSNFSLYGDMSARMMTLIESHVPRLEVYSIDEAFIDFSGVVSIEERAHHLRNQIYQSLGLPTSIGIAKTKTLAKVANYFAKRVGAYRSVCVLDTDARVNGALKAIKIEDIWGIGRRITERLQAYGIYTGLQLKEIDPRWMRRTFTVVGERLIHELNGLSCLEVEDIQDPKKSIQVSRSFAVPMVKEEDVRAAVATYATRLAQKLRINGLKTRSVLVEIRTNFFRKNQPQYRNHATLILPCPVDDDLSLIKATTKAFESIFKPGFAYHKAGVMALDLLPRDQQIQLDLFSMLPMEDPKSIQLTQAVDRVNTQFGRGTLFSAACGKRLRWRDQKRNVSPAYTTCWQDLPKAYAR
- the umuD gene encoding translesion error-prone DNA polymerase V autoproteolytic subunit, whose translation is MKMSNKDSRGGARPGAGRKANSGVYGEKTVAKRIPASLVPSLDHIIRTWKEGKAEPSFTLDSATLQDIRISKPSNLNLPFYASRVSAGFPSPADDFLEMALDLNQHLIQHPAATFFVRTSGDSMIQAGIHNNDILVVDRSVEAKSGAIVIAVVNGELTVKRLHMKGEIITLLPENPNYPPLVITEEMAFQIWGVVTSVIHEFKGSS
- a CDS encoding DUF3576 domain-containing protein, producing the protein MLKIIEKKIIFALSSTLILLSGCGGDLSAKEGQSVPMGRDETRKKNFGNLFGDDFLAFGGPKKGSSTGMPSATVNPFIWRASLDTLSFMPLSSADAVGGVIVTDWFTAQKTPQERIKVTVYVTNPQLRADAIKVTIYKQAYKSGTWVSAPADANSATEMENIILSKARQLRVKHLEANK